CAAGGCGGAGCTCGCCGCGGTCCGCGCACCGCTCACCCGTGCGCTCCTGGCCGAGGCGCTGTGGCGGTACAGCTGGCCGCACGACCGGCTGGTGCTCGGCGCCTCCCGGCTGATCCGCGACCTGGACCGGGCCGCGCCGGGCAAGCGCATCCGCGTGCACGCGAACCGCGGACTCGCCGGCATCGACGGCACGATCTCGACCGCGCTCGGCATCGCGATCGCCAGCCAGACGGCTGCGGCGGCGTCGGATGCGCCCGGCGGCGTCACCCGCGTGCTGCTCGGCGACCTGGCGCTGCTGCACGACGCCGGCTCGCTGCTGCTCGGAGCGGGAGAGACGCGTCCGCACCTCCAGGTCGTGGTGGGCAACGACGGCGGCGGGACCATCTTCGACGGACTCGAGGTGTCGGCGTCGGCGCCGGCCGCGGCGTTCGACCGGGTGCTCTACACGCCGCAACAGGTCGACATCGCCGCGCTGGCCGCCGCGTACGGGTGGGACCACCGCGTCGCGCGCACGAAGGGCGAGCTCGACCAGGCGCTGTCGGCGCCTCCGCCCGGGGTCAGCATCGTGGAGGTGCCGCTCGGGCGGTGACCGCGGGTGAGCGTGGCCTTGGCGGTGGCTGCTGACGCTGACGCTGGCGGTGCTGGCGGTGGCTAGGGGTGGCAATGGTGGCGGTGCTCTCGGGTGCTCGCGACGCTGGCGGTGCCGTCGGTGGGCGAGGGTACTGTGCACGGCATGAGCGACAACAGCGAGCAGATCCCCGCCGGTGACGACGTGCTGGGTGCGCGCGGAACGGATGAGCAGAATCCCGCCAGCAAGGATCCGTCGGAGTGGGTCACCGGCGACGAGCCGATGACGGCCTCGCAGCGCAGCTACCTCGACACGCTGGCGCGTGAGGCCGGGGAGGAGCTGCCGGCGGACCTGACCAAGGCGCAGGCGTCGACCGAGATCGACCGGCTGCAGGAGAAGACGGGTCGCGGGCAGAGCTGACGCTGCCGCCCGTCAGCGCGCGTCGAGCGCGGCACGGAGGCTGGGGGCCGTAGCGAGCGCCTCTTGGGCCTGCTCGGCGCCGACTCCGCGGAGCAGCATGAGGACGGCGACCTTCACGGAGCCCGCCGACGCGGAGAGGGCGGCGGCGGCCTCCTCGGCCGTGCAGTCGGTCACCAGCATCACGGTCCGCTCCGCGCGGGCCCGCAGTTTCTCCTTGGTGGCCTGGAGGTCGACCATGATGTTCCCGTAGGTCTTGCCCAGCCGCACCATCGTGATCGTGGAGATCATGTTGAGCACGAGCTTCTGCGCGGTTCCGGCTTTGAGGCGCGTCGAGCCGGCGATGAACTCCGGGCCCACGACCACCTCGATGGCGTGGTCCGCCATGCGTCCGATGACCGACTCCGCGTTGCAGGCGACCGCGACGGTGAGGGCGCCCGCCGAACGCGCGGACGTCAGCGCGCCCGCGACGTAGGGGGTGCGGCCGGAGGCGGAGAGGCCGACGACCGTGTCCGCCTCCCGCAGCTTCAGCTCGGACAGTACGTCAGCGCCGCCCTGCTCGTCGTCCTCGGCGTTCTCGACCGCGGTCCGGATCGCCGGGTCGCCGCCGGCGATGACGCCGACCACGAGGCCGGGGTCGACGGAGAAGGTCGGCGGGCACTCGCTGGCGTCGACGATGCCGAGTCGGCCGGCCGTCCCGGCGCCGACGTAGATCAGACGGCCGCCGCGGCGCACCCGGTCGGTGATGGCGTCGATGGCCGCGCCGATCGCCGGGAGTGCGCGTGAGACGGCCTCGGGGACGCCGCGGTCACCGTCGTTCATCCGCTCCACGAGGCGGGCGGTACTCAGCGTGTCGAGGTCGCGCCCGCGGTCGTCGACCGACTCGGTCGTCAGGGTGGCGAGCTCGTCGCGGAGGAGATCGCGCGAGCGGGGTCCGCGCGGGCGCGTGTCAGGCACGGGTGACATACCTTTCGTGGGGGAGGTCCCGCCGGGCTGCGAGGAGCGCTGCGCCGTCGAGGGGCGACCCGACGGGGCGGTGCGGCACCAGGTCGCGGCGGAGCAGTTCGTCGAGCAGTGTCCGCAGTAAGGCTGGATCATCGGCCAGCCCGCCCGTGATGCTCACCGCGGATCCCGACGCCGCCACGGAGGCTGCCGTCGCCGCGAGGTGACCGGCGGCGTCGTGGACGATCGCGCGGGCCACCTCGTCGCCTTCGGCGGCCCGGCGGAGCACGGCGGGAGCGAAGGAGGCGAGGCTCCGAGCGACATCGGGGCCGCCGGCGACGCGACGCGGCAGGGAGGAGAGGTCGCCGTCGGCGAGTGTGCGGGCATCCTCCACGAGGGCCGTCGCCGGGCCCCGGCCGTCGGCGGCGCGCAGGGCGGCCTGCAGTCCGGACTGCCCGATCCACCGGCCGCTGCCCTCGTCGCCGAGCCAGGGGCCGTAGCCGTCGGCCCGGGCGGCGGTGCCGTCGGGGGCGATGCGGTAGGCCACGGCGCCGGTTCCGGCGATGAGCACGGTGCCCGGGGCGCCCGCGAAGGCGCCGAGGTGGGCGGTGAGGACGTCGGAGGCGATGGCGACGGGGAGGCCGAGCCGGTCGTGGAGGCGTTGCGCCAGGAGGCGGGTGGCGTCGCGGTCGGAGTCGGCTCCGGCTGCACCGGCCGCGAGTGCGCTCGCCGCGCGTGAGGGTGCGCTCGCCGCGCCTGCGTTCGCGCCGTCCGCGCTCGCCGCGCGTGCGGCGGCGTCGAGGCCGTCGGCGTCCAGCCCGAGCGGGTCGGGGCCCAGGTCGTCGAGGAGGGGGACGATCGCCGCTAGCGCCGCGTCCACTCCACCCTCTGCGGCGAGGCCGGGGAAGCCGGCGCCGCGCCGTTCTCGGGCGGGCGATGTGGCCGTCGCCTCGACGCGGACCCGGCAGTTCGTCTTGCCGAGGTCGATCGCGATGTGCTGCGGTGCGGCCTCGGTACTCAACGCGTCCCCATCCCGGCACCGCGAAGTCCACGGCCTGTCCGTCCGATCGATAGAGACAATTTACACAACGACCAACAGGTGTGTAAATGATTGACATGCGCTCGGGTGGGCGGATAGCGTGGCGCATCAGCATGAGCATCCAGACGAACATCCAGGCGCACGTCGAGTCGTTCCCGCCGACCATGCGCCGGGTGGCCGACGCGATTCTGGAACGGCCGCAGATCGTGCTGGAGAACACGATCACGGAGTTCGCCCGCGCCTGCGACACCTCCGAGGCGTCCATCGTGCGGTTCTGCCGCTCCCTCGGGCTCACCGGGTATCCGCAACTGCGCCTGCAGCTCGCGTCGGAACTGGGCAAGGAAGCGGCGGAGTTCGGAGGCGGGTCCGCGACCTACGGCGCCGACATCAGCCCCTCCGACTCCCTCGGCGAGATGGTCGCCAAGATCGCGGGAAGCGAGATCCTCGGCATCCGCGAGACCGCTGACAGCATCGACATGCCGACCCTCGAACGGGTGATCCGGAGCGTGGAGGGGGCGCGGCGCGTCGTGCTGTTCGGCGTCGGCGCCAGCAACGCGGCCGCGCAGGACCTGGCGGCCAAGCTGCTCCGCATCGGTCACGTTGCGCTCGTGTTCCACGACGCGCACGACGCGCTGGTGTCGGTGGCGCTGCTGGGCTCCGACGACGTGGCGATCGCCTTCTCGCACAACGGCCGGACGACCGAGACCGTCGCCTTCCTCCGCGCGGCGAGGAACGGCGGCGCGCACACCGTCGCGA
The sequence above is a segment of the Leifsonia williamsii genome. Coding sequences within it:
- a CDS encoding DUF3072 domain-containing protein, whose amino-acid sequence is MSDNSEQIPAGDDVLGARGTDEQNPASKDPSEWVTGDEPMTASQRSYLDTLAREAGEELPADLTKAQASTEIDRLQEKTGRGQS
- the murQ gene encoding N-acetylmuramic acid 6-phosphate etherase, producing the protein MSPVPDTRPRGPRSRDLLRDELATLTTESVDDRGRDLDTLSTARLVERMNDGDRGVPEAVSRALPAIGAAIDAITDRVRRGGRLIYVGAGTAGRLGIVDASECPPTFSVDPGLVVGVIAGGDPAIRTAVENAEDDEQGGADVLSELKLREADTVVGLSASGRTPYVAGALTSARSAGALTVAVACNAESVIGRMADHAIEVVVGPEFIAGSTRLKAGTAQKLVLNMISTITMVRLGKTYGNIMVDLQATKEKLRARAERTVMLVTDCTAEEAAAALSASAGSVKVAVLMLLRGVGAEQAQEALATAPSLRAALDAR
- a CDS encoding N-acetylglucosamine kinase produces the protein MSTEAAPQHIAIDLGKTNCRVRVEATATSPARERRGAGFPGLAAEGGVDAALAAIVPLLDDLGPDPLGLDADGLDAAARAASADGANAGAASAPSRAASALAAGAAGADSDRDATRLLAQRLHDRLGLPVAIASDVLTAHLGAFAGAPGTVLIAGTGAVAYRIAPDGTAARADGYGPWLGDEGSGRWIGQSGLQAALRAADGRGPATALVEDARTLADGDLSSLPRRVAGGPDVARSLASFAPAVLRRAAEGDEVARAIVHDAAGHLAATAASVAASGSAVSITGGLADDPALLRTLLDELLRRDLVPHRPVGSPLDGAALLAARRDLPHERYVTRA
- a CDS encoding MurR/RpiR family transcriptional regulator, whose amino-acid sequence is MSIQTNIQAHVESFPPTMRRVADAILERPQIVLENTITEFARACDTSEASIVRFCRSLGLTGYPQLRLQLASELGKEAAEFGGGSATYGADISPSDSLGEMVAKIAGSEILGIRETADSIDMPTLERVIRSVEGARRVVLFGVGASNAAAQDLAAKLLRIGHVALVFHDAHDALVSVALLGSDDVAIAFSHNGRTTETVAFLRAARNGGAHTVAITNAPGSPLTQHADEVLRTAVRETTFRSGAMASRIAQLTIVDYVFVGVARGRYDRTVQALKSTYEIVRELRDEG